A genome region from Flavobacterium sp. CFS9 includes the following:
- a CDS encoding CHAP domain-containing protein — MSKLSEKTLQIAITQIGVQEVPKNSNAGADVEKYLKSVGLGKGYSWCMAFVYWCTVEASKQLNTSNTLQKTGGVLAMWNARPLLRVKVPQPGDIMILDYGGGLGHTGIVEKVVGTKIHTIEGNTNDVGSREGYEVCRRVRELSKIKGFIRP; from the coding sequence ATGAGCAAATTATCCGAAAAAACTTTACAGATTGCCATCACGCAAATAGGTGTTCAGGAAGTACCTAAAAACAGTAACGCCGGTGCTGATGTAGAAAAGTATTTAAAGTCCGTAGGACTTGGAAAAGGTTACAGTTGGTGTATGGCTTTTGTTTACTGGTGTACTGTCGAAGCATCTAAACAATTAAATACTAGCAATACACTTCAAAAAACAGGCGGTGTCCTGGCAATGTGGAACGCCAGACCATTACTACGAGTTAAGGTACCACAACCGGGTGATATTATGATTCTTGATTATGGCGGAGGCTTAGGCCATACCGGTATTGTAGAGAAAGTAGTCGGAACAAAGATTCACACTATTGAAGGAAACACAAACGATGTAGGAAGCCGGGAAGGTTACGAAGTTTGTCGAAGAGTTAGAGAATTATCAAAAATTAAAGGATTTATAAGACCATGA